A genome region from Marasmius oreades isolate 03SP1 chromosome 5, whole genome shotgun sequence includes the following:
- a CDS encoding uncharacterized protein (BUSCO:EOG09260N2T) — protein MSTAAASTSFVPNGLLGSSSLFKQNNSLRNEPLLGSLQDLSSEETLCRSTRLLGSGSVVAGSFTSDGLFDEEFTPTGLSSGSPTTIENAETTWNSFVPTGLLEAKNSGASSTTLVPFVATELLSNTIHTVPALSQSLDDELPPLHELFTTDSNVDTSRVALLNTMSVPSRISIKATTYDGKNVFLKRKLKTNRAAEAGPSSGRRMGNLLDEPMHRLLDQLAVSASSKPEDSNNSSSMSSNYESTLWVDRYRPRKFTELMGNERVARETLTWIKQWDWCVFGKNKGKKRSREEDSNEMDEYHRPKEKILLLSGPPGLGKTTLAHVVARHAGYEVMEINASDARSGQVVDERIRPALEAGVGVKSSKPLLLVIDEIDGATGAGDNAGSFVHKLIQLTQDKPSKKTRSGRRDPHTKRPILRPIICICNDVNAACLAKLRPHAYQVRYQRPADVHTVKRLREICVLEALKADSSALSTLVGIAQGDLRGCLNTLQFLKSKHDEVTESVIREATRGMKESEASISTVMNSLFAPLPKKRAKELGLSDEAESRYVDRLSHEIDACGRENSIAVGCFAHYATLRRHDANLSRHEKANEWLLTFDRMSAAMYSDGDFALAPYLPYTLVGFHPLFQERGAPRVEKDLTDWENFQTTRTNEEIYKSLARCLQAASTRHGGNYRSLLNKPILQTEFAPLINRIISPPLRPVNSQIVKVEERLVLSRVVDIMSALEFRFVQERTDDGQLTYRLDPPVDVFITYDGKRAVDIAVPRYAVRHLVAEQIEARINTQQVITEKGTSTKSKFFGQKEKPGEDLHGSNDDRPTKRARTEAVDIADRPPTDFFGRLIDPSAARKCNKPGSVQQGTGGKSRVSYKFKEGNSAAVRRPVKVSAFL, from the exons ATGTCAACAGCAGCTGCCAGCACAAGCTTCGTACCGAATGGTCTTTTGGGATCGTCATCTTTATTCAAACAGAATAATTCtcttcggaatgaacctctCTTAGGCAGTTTGCAAGATTTAAGCTCAGAGGAAACGTTGTGTAGGTCGACCCGGTTGCTGGGATCGGGTAGTGTTGTAGCGGGATCTTTCACCTCGGATGGCCTTTTCGACGAAGAGTTTACACCTACTGGACTTTCATCTGGTTCACCAACTACAATTGAAAATGCTGAGACTACATGGAATAGTTTCGTTCCAACGGGACTCCTAGAAGCGAAAAACAGCGGGGCTTCTTCGACCA CGTTAGTTCCTTTCGTGGCTACTGAACTGCTTTCGAACACAATTCATACTGTACCTGCGCTATCACAATCGCTGGATGACGAATTACCCCCTCTGCACGAACTCTTCACCACCGATTCTAATGTAGACACATCGCGGGTCGCTTTGCTGAACACAATGTCCGTTCCTTCCCGTATCTCCATCAAAGCCACAACATATGATGGGAAGAATGTCTTTCTCAAGAGGAAGTTGAAAACAAAT AGAGCAGCAGAAGCAGGTCCAAGCTCGGGGAGACGAATGGGGAATTTACTCGATGAGCCTATGCACCGACTACTTGACCAACTTGCAGTATCTGCCTCTTCTAAGCCCGAGGATAG CAATAACTCTTCCTCCATGTCTTCAAATTACGAATCGACGCTATGGGTCGATAGGTACCGCCCACGAAAGTTCACTGAACTGATGGGTAATGAACGTGTTGCGAGGGAGACCTTGACATGGATCAAACAGTGGGACTGGTGCGTGTTTGGAAAAAATaagggaaagaagagaagcCGCGAAGAGGACTCAAATGAAATGGACGAATATCACCGCCCAAAGGAAAAG ATACTCCTGCTCTCTGGACCCCCTGGTTTGGGCAAAACCACTCTAGCGCATGTCGTTGCTAGACACGCGGGTTATGAAGTAATGGAGATAAATGCAAG TGATGCTCGTTCTGGACAGGTCGTCGACGAACGTATCAGACCGGCTCTCGAAGCAGGTGTTGGTGTGAAGAGCTCTAAACCGCTCTTGCTCGTCATCGACGAAATCGATGGGGCTACAGGAGCTGGTGATAAT GCTGGGTCTTTCGTACACAAGTTGATTCAACTTACGCAAGATAAACCAAGCAAAAAGA CCCGTTCTGGTCGCCGAGATCCACATACTAAACGTCCTATCTTGAGGCCGATTATTTGCATATGTAATGACGTCAATGCAGCCTGTCTAGCCAAATTACGGCCCCATGCGTATCAAGTTCGATATCAACGACCTGCCGATGTTCATACTGTGAAGCGACTACGAGAGATATGCGTGCTTGAAGCACTCAAAGCAGATTCCAGTGCGCTGTCGACTTTGGTTGGGATTGCTCAGGGCGATCTGCGTGGTTGTCTCAACACTCTTCAA TTTCTCAAATCCAAACATGACGAGGTCACAGAAAGTGTGATTCGTGAAGCTACTAGGGGTATGAAGGAGTCAGAAGCTTCTATCTCAACGGTCATGAACAGCTTATTTGCACCATTGCCAAAGAAACGGGCAAAGGAGCTAGGCTTGAGTGATGAGGCCGAGTCCCGTTATGTGGATCGGCTTAGCCACGAGATTGACGCTTGTGGAAGGGAGAACTCGATTGCCGTCG GTTGCTTTGCACACTACGCCACCCTTCGTCGACACGATGCAAACCTTTCTAGACATGAGAAGGCCAACGAGTGGCTGCTGACCTTCGACCGTATGTCTGCCGCAATGTACTCAGATGGTGATTTCGCGTTGGCACCATACTTGCCCTACACGCTTGTCGGTTTCCATCCGCTCTTCCAAGAGCGGGGAGCTCCGAGAGTGGAGAAAGACTTGACTGACTGGGAG AACTTTCAAACGACGAGAACGAACGAGGAGATCTACAAGTCCCTTGCACGGTGCTTGCAAGCAGCCAGTACCCGGCACGGTGGCAATTATAGATCTTTGTTGAACAAGCCCATACTCCAAACAGAGTTTGCGCCTCTGATCAATCGGATAATTTCACCACCTCTTCGACCG GTCAACAGTCAAATTGTGAAAGTCGAGGAGCGCTTGGTGCTATCGCGTGTCGTCGATATTATGTCTGCGCTCGAGTTTCGTTTTGTCCAGGAACGGACAGATGACGGTCAATTGACTTATCGTCTAGACCC GCCTGTGGACGTTTTCATAACCTATGACGGGAAACGTGCTGTTGACATTGCAGTTCCGCGGTATGCTGTGAGACACCTGGTCGCAGAACAG ATTGAAGCTCGGATCAATACGCAACAAGTCATTACAGAAAAAGGTACCTCTACCAAGTCTAAATTTTTCGGCCAAAA GGAGAAACCTGGAGAGGACCTTCATGGCAGTAACGATGACAGGCCCACCAAACGAGCCCGTACGGAGGCTGTTGATATTGCTGATAGG CCCCCTACCGACTTCTTTGGTCGGTTAATCGACCCCTCCGCTGCCCGCAAATGCAACAAACCAGGTTCGGTGCAACAAGGTACGGGAGGCAAGTCCCGTGTCAGTTATAAGTTCAAGGAGGGCAACTCCGCCGCTGTGCGGAGGCCAGTGAAGGTGTCGGCGTTCCTATAA
- the CLP1 gene encoding Cleavage polyadenylation factor subunit clp1 — translation MPEESESSPSKEWVLEPETEYRFELDLGTSLAIKLLRGNAEIFGAEMVEGKAYLFGQECKAAVFTWVGCTIQVTGQPSTEYVSEETPMTAYGNLHIALEQMRVRALAKFRGSPEPEARSTDAPAEPPRVLVLGPENAGKTTLCKILINYAVRAGQAWSPLLVNVDPGEATSAAPGALSATSVYSPLPTCSPSFPLGSAATSAPTSLGSNALLPVLYWYGHSSTTRNSLLMDRLIRNLGFNIDNKSSNDPKGQLAGIIVDTPSSFASGTAATNEQRQRLIKACIDAFKINIILVVGHEKLNVEMQRAYSSKLKVVKVPKSGGVVELDHGYRERIINYQFHGYMYGEVIRPPPGITSGTQGGEALTDLTLSPSSTVVNFSDLKIYRIGAATMAPSSALPIGATRSVSEMQPVLVEPSLPGSGLLNAILAVLSPFNPDENERYDEEILDLSVIGFIAVTHIDIPHQKLTVLSPAQGSLVGKTAIIGSYEWQE, via the exons ATGCCTGAAGAATCCGAGTCTTCACCAAGCAAAGAATGGGTCCTTGAACCAGAAACTGAATACAGATTTGAACTCGATTTAGGGACATCTCTCGCAATCAAG TTGTTGCGGGGAAATGCAGAGATTTTTGGCGCGGAAATGGTCGAGGGCAAAGCTTATCTTTTCGGTCAAGAGTGCAAAGCAGCAGTCTTCACTTGGGTCGGGTGCACTATCCAG GTAACCGGTCAACCATCGACTGAATATGTGTCGGAAGAAACCCCAATGACGGCCTATGGCAACCTGCATATAGCTTTGGAGCAAATGCGTGTTCGCGCCCTTGCGAAATTCCGTGGATCACCAGAACCGGAAGCCAGATCAACCGACGCTCCCGCAGAACCACCCAGAGTCTTGGTTCTGGGCCCCGAAAATGCTGGTAAAACCACGCTGTGTAAGATTCTGATTAACTATGCAGTGCGCGCTGGGCAGGCGTGGTCTCCACTTCTTGTGAATGTAGACCCTGGCGAGGCAA CATCGGCAGCGCCGGGTGCCCTCTCAGCAACTTCTGTGTACAGCCCCCTTCCGACCTGTTCTCCATCATTCCCACTGGGCTCCGCTGCTACCTCCGCACCGACAAGCCTGGGATCCAATGCCCTTCTTCCTGTTTTGTACTGGTATGGCCACTCAAGTACTACCCGGAATTCCCTGTTGATGGATAGACTCATCCGAAATCTCGGGTTCAACATCGATAACAAGTCATCCAATGATCCTAAAG GCCAGTTAGCCGGAATAATCGTTGACACACCGTCTTCGTTTGCATCAGGGACTGCTGCAACGAACGAACAGCGACAGAGGCTCATCAAAGCGTGTATAGATGCCTTCAAAA TCAATATCATTCTTGTAGTGGGACACGAGAAACTCAATGTAGAGATGCAGCGTGCTTACTCATCCAAGCTCAAAGTGGTTAAAGTCCCGAAATCTGGCGGA GTTGTCGAGTTGGACCATGGTTACCGAGAGCGAATTATCAATTACCAGTTTCACGGTTACATGTATGGCGAGGTCATCCGGCCACCGCCAGGGATTACATCTGGGACGCAGGGGGGAGAGGCTCTTACCGACCTCACTTTGTCCCCTTCGTCAACGGTGGTCAACTTTAGCGACTTGAAGATATATCGCATCGGGGCTG CCACGATGGCCCCTTCCTCAGCACTGCCCATCGGTGCAACTCGTAGTGTTTCAGAAATGCAACCGGTTCTCGTCGAACCTTCACTACCCGGATCAGGCTTACTGAACGCGATTCTCGCTGTTCTTTCTCCGTTTAATCCCGACGAAAATGAACGGTATGACGAAGAGATTCTGGATCTCTCAGTTATTGGTTTCATCGCCGT AACTCATATCGATATACCTCATCAAAAATTGACCGTTCTTTCTCCAGCTCAAGGATCATTGGTTGGAAAGACGGCCATCATTGGCTCGTATGAATGGCAGGAATAG